One window of the Streptomyces sp. NBC_00259 genome contains the following:
- the yidD gene encoding membrane protein insertion efficiency factor YidD encodes MKYPLLALIKLYQWTISPLLGPVCRYYPSCSHYGYTAIDRHGAVKGTALTAWRILRCNPWSPGGVDHVPPRKRPRWHELLRDYLRGGKGGQPPETSPAAETSPNAQGA; translated from the coding sequence ATGAAGTACCCGCTGCTGGCTCTGATCAAGCTGTACCAGTGGACGATCAGCCCACTGCTGGGGCCCGTCTGCCGGTACTACCCGTCGTGTTCTCACTACGGGTACACCGCCATCGACCGGCATGGCGCGGTGAAGGGCACGGCGCTGACCGCCTGGCGGATTCTGCGGTGCAATCCGTGGTCGCCCGGCGGTGTGGACCACGTCCCTCCCCGTAAACGACCTCGTTGGCACGAGCTGCTGCGCGACTACCTGCGTGGCGGCAAGGGCGGGCAACCCCCTGAGACCAGCCCGGCCGCAGAGACCTCGCCCAATGCTCAAGGAGCCTGA
- the rpmH gene encoding 50S ribosomal protein L34 has product MSKRTFQPNNRRRAKTHGFRLRMRTRAGRAILANRRSKGRANLSA; this is encoded by the coding sequence GTGAGCAAGCGCACCTTCCAGCCGAACAACCGTCGTCGCGCGAAGACCCACGGTTTCCGCCTGCGCATGCGTACCCGTGCCGGCCGCGCCATTCTGGCGAACCGCCGCAGCAAGGGTCGCGCCAACCTGTCCGCCTGA
- the rnpA gene encoding ribonuclease P protein component, whose amino-acid sequence MLPTENRLRRREDFAIAVRRGRRAGRPLLVVHLRSGATDPHAPGESAPPTRAGFVVSKAVGGAVTRNQVKRRLRHLIRERLSELPPGSLVVVRALPGAGDADHVHLARDLDAALQRLLGGGAR is encoded by the coding sequence GTGCTGCCTACCGAGAATCGGCTGAGGCGGCGCGAGGACTTCGCGATCGCGGTACGCCGAGGACGCCGGGCCGGACGCCCGCTTCTCGTCGTCCATCTACGCAGCGGTGCAACGGACCCGCACGCGCCTGGGGAGAGCGCTCCCCCGACGCGTGCGGGTTTCGTCGTGAGCAAGGCGGTGGGTGGCGCGGTCACACGGAACCAGGTGAAGCGGAGACTGCGGCACCTGATACGCGAACGACTGTCCGAGCTGCCCCCCGGTAGCCTGGTGGTCGTACGGGCGCTGCCCGGTGCGGGTGACGCCGATCATGTACACCTGGCCCGAGACCTGGACGCCGCTCTTCAGCGGCTGCTGGGAGGGGGCGCGCGATGA
- a CDS encoding ParA family protein: MAGSVHREPEVEESESLRSDANIAGPMTDPVPGPRTESTGEDVSRETPPPMDDTPIGRAAQLAVEALGRAGEGLPRPEQTRVIVVANQKGGVGKTTTTVNLAASLALHGARVLVIDLDPQGNASTALGIDHHAEVPSIYDVLVESKPLSEVVQPVPDVEGLFCAPATIDLAGAEIELVSLVARESRLQRAIQAYEQPLDYILIDCPPSLGLLTVNALVAGAEVLIPIQCEYYALEGLGQLLRNVDLVRGHLNPTLHVSTILLTMYDGRTRLASQVADEVRSHFGDEVLRTSIPRSVRISEAPSYGQTVLTYDPGSSGSLSYLEAAREIALRGVGVHYEAQPAHVAGQNSQQSKPKGIQ, from the coding sequence ATGGCAGGCTCTGTTCATCGCGAGCCTGAAGTCGAGGAGAGTGAATCCTTGCGGTCCGACGCCAACATCGCGGGACCGATGACCGATCCGGTCCCTGGTCCCCGTACCGAGTCCACGGGGGAGGATGTTTCACGTGAAACACCTCCGCCGATGGACGACACTCCCATTGGTCGTGCTGCCCAACTGGCGGTGGAGGCTCTGGGTCGTGCCGGTGAGGGCCTCCCCCGACCTGAGCAGACCCGCGTCATCGTCGTCGCCAACCAGAAGGGTGGAGTGGGCAAGACCACCACAACGGTCAATCTTGCCGCTTCGCTCGCGCTGCACGGTGCGCGCGTTCTGGTGATCGACCTCGACCCCCAGGGCAATGCCTCCACGGCCTTGGGGATCGACCACCACGCCGAAGTGCCATCCATCTACGACGTCCTGGTGGAGAGCAAGCCGCTCTCTGAAGTGGTCCAGCCGGTTCCAGACGTTGAAGGCCTCTTCTGTGCCCCAGCCACCATCGATCTCGCCGGTGCGGAGATCGAGCTGGTGTCTCTGGTGGCACGGGAGAGCCGGCTGCAGAGAGCGATCCAGGCGTATGAGCAGCCCCTGGACTACATCCTCATCGACTGTCCGCCGTCGCTGGGTCTGCTGACCGTCAACGCACTCGTCGCCGGTGCGGAGGTGCTGATCCCGATCCAGTGCGAGTACTACGCGCTGGAGGGTCTCGGACAGCTCCTGCGGAACGTCGACCTGGTACGCGGTCACCTCAACCCCACGCTGCATGTGTCGACGATCCTGCTCACCATGTATGACGGTCGCACCAGGCTCGCCTCACAGGTCGCGGACGAGGTGCGCAGTCACTTCGGGGATGAGGTTCTGCGGACCAGCATTCCGCGGTCCGTGCGTATCTCCGAGGCACCCAGCTACGGGCAGACGGTGCTCACCTACGACCCGGGCTCCAGTGGCTCGCTGTCGTATCTTGAGGCTGCCCGTGAGATCGCGCTGCGCGGTGTCGGGGTTCACTATGAGGCCCAGCCCGCGCATGTGGCCGGCCAGAACAGTCAGCAGAGTAAGCCGAAGGGGATCCAGTGA
- a CDS encoding Jag family protein codes for MTEGTTSAAEGGDTLTRLEQEGEIAADYLEGLLDIADLDGDIDMDVEADRAAVSIISEAGSRDLQKLVGRDGEVLEALQELTRLAVHRETGDRSRLMLDIAGYRAQKRAELAEIGAKAADEVKNSGEPVKLKPMTPFERKVVHDAVAAAGLRSESEGEEPQRFVVVLPA; via the coding sequence GTGACGGAAGGCACCACCTCCGCCGCCGAGGGTGGCGACACCCTGACCCGCCTGGAGCAGGAAGGGGAGATCGCCGCTGACTACCTCGAGGGCCTGCTCGACATCGCCGATCTCGACGGCGACATCGACATGGACGTCGAGGCGGACAGGGCCGCGGTCTCGATCATCAGCGAAGCGGGCAGCCGGGATCTCCAGAAGCTCGTGGGCCGCGACGGCGAGGTGCTGGAGGCGCTCCAGGAGCTGACGCGACTTGCGGTGCACCGGGAGACCGGCGACCGGAGCCGACTGATGCTGGACATCGCCGGCTACCGCGCTCAGAAGCGTGCCGAGCTCGCAGAGATCGGCGCCAAGGCCGCGGACGAGGTCAAGAACAGCGGTGAGCCCGTGAAGCTGAAGCCGATGACCCCGTTCGAGCGCAAGGTTGTGCACGACGCGGTCGCGGCCGCCGGTCTGCGCAGCGAGTCCGAGGGCGAGGAGCCGCAGCGCTTCGTCGTCGTGCTCCCGGCCTGA
- the dnaN gene encoding DNA polymerase III subunit beta — MKIRVERDVLAEAVAWVARSLPARPPAPVLAGLLLKAEDGALSFSSFDYEVSAKVSVEAEVEEDGTVLVSGRLLADICRALPNRPVEISTDGVRATVVCGSSRFTLHTLPVEEYPALPQMPTATGTVPGEVFASAAAQVAIAAGRDDTLPVLTGVRIEIEGDTVTLASTDRYRFAVREFLWKPESPDASAVALVPAKTLLDTAKALTSGDTVILALSGSGAGEGLIGFEGAGRRTTTRLLEGDLPKYRTLFPTEFNSVAVIETAPFVEAVKRVALVAERNTPVRLSFEQGVLILEAGSSDDAQAVERVDAQLEGDDISIAFNPTFLLDGLSAIDSPVAQLSFTTSTKPALLSGKPAVDAEADEAYKYLIMPVRLSG; from the coding sequence GTGAAGATCCGGGTGGAGCGCGATGTACTCGCGGAGGCGGTGGCGTGGGTGGCCCGGAGCCTCCCGGCACGTCCGCCGGCGCCCGTTCTCGCGGGCCTTCTTCTGAAGGCGGAGGACGGAGCCCTCAGCTTCTCCAGCTTCGACTACGAGGTCTCGGCGAAGGTCTCGGTCGAGGCGGAGGTCGAGGAGGACGGGACGGTGCTCGTCTCCGGCCGCCTTCTCGCCGACATCTGCCGTGCCCTCCCCAACCGCCCGGTGGAGATTTCCACAGACGGTGTACGGGCGACCGTGGTCTGCGGCTCCTCCCGCTTCACCCTCCACACGCTCCCTGTGGAGGAGTACCCGGCGCTGCCGCAGATGCCGACCGCGACCGGCACGGTCCCGGGTGAGGTCTTCGCCTCGGCCGCCGCCCAGGTCGCCATCGCCGCGGGCCGGGACGACACGCTGCCCGTCCTCACCGGCGTACGGATCGAGATCGAGGGCGACACCGTCACCCTGGCCTCCACCGACCGCTACCGCTTCGCGGTCCGCGAGTTCCTGTGGAAGCCCGAGTCCCCCGACGCCTCCGCGGTCGCCCTGGTGCCCGCGAAGACGCTCCTGGACACCGCCAAGGCGCTGACCAGCGGTGACACGGTCATCCTGGCGCTCTCCGGTTCGGGTGCCGGCGAGGGTCTGATCGGTTTCGAGGGTGCCGGTCGCCGCACCACCACCCGGCTTCTCGAGGGTGACCTGCCGAAGTACCGGACGCTCTTCCCCACCGAGTTCAACTCGGTCGCGGTGATCGAGACCGCCCCGTTCGTCGAGGCCGTCAAGCGTGTCGCCCTGGTCGCCGAGCGGAACACTCCGGTCCGGCTCAGCTTCGAGCAGGGTGTGCTGATCCTGGAGGCCGGTTCCAGCGACGATGCACAGGCTGTGGAGCGGGTGGACGCGCAGCTGGAGGGCGACGACATCTCGATCGCCTTCAACCCGACGTTCCTGCTCGACGGACTGAGCGCCATCGACTCCCCGGTGGCCCAGCTGTCCTTCACCACCTCCACGAAGCCCGCGCTGCTGAGCGGTAAGCCGGCGGTCGACGCGGAGGCGGACGAGGCGTACAAGTACCTGATCATGCCGGTGCGTCTGAGCGGCTGA
- the yidC gene encoding membrane protein insertase YidC, whose product MDTIASLFSFITTPVSWIIVQFHSLYGALFGPDTGWAWGLSIVSLVVLIRICLIPLFVKQIKSMRNMQALQPKMKAIQERYKNDRQRQSEEMMKLYKDTGTNPLSSCLPILAQSPFFFALYHVLSNIASGKTIGVLNQNLVDSARQAKIFGAPIAAKFTDSEDKVAALHASLTDVRVITAIMIVLMSASQFYTQRQLMQKNVDLSVKTPYMQQQKMLMYIFPIIFAVMGINFPVGVLVYWLTTNVWTMGQQMYVINQNPTPGSKAQDSYLQRLLKGVSAHGEVRGRRKRNIVQAIVAKGSDRNDNERKFIAGLAKAGYAAQADGTVIKSDTVTADADAGAAARRQPKRQSKSQRQSGGAQQTGEDKLSLQKQDEPQDTKPKPAGKTAPGNARQAKSGQRKGQQRPKHPSSKK is encoded by the coding sequence GTGGACACGATTGCCAGTCTCTTCAGCTTTATCACCACACCCGTTTCCTGGATCATCGTCCAGTTCCACTCGTTGTACGGGGCGCTCTTCGGCCCCGACACGGGCTGGGCCTGGGGACTGTCCATCGTGTCCCTGGTGGTGTTGATCCGTATCTGCCTGATCCCGCTCTTTGTGAAGCAGATCAAGTCGATGCGGAACATGCAGGCGCTCCAGCCGAAGATGAAGGCGATCCAGGAGCGCTACAAGAACGATCGACAGCGTCAGTCCGAAGAGATGATGAAGCTGTACAAGGACACGGGCACCAACCCGCTGTCCTCGTGTCTGCCCATCCTCGCGCAGTCGCCGTTCTTCTTCGCGCTCTACCACGTGCTGAGCAACATCGCCAGCGGCAAGACGATCGGCGTGCTCAACCAGAACCTGGTGGACAGCGCGCGGCAGGCCAAGATCTTCGGTGCCCCGATCGCCGCGAAGTTCACGGACTCGGAAGACAAGGTCGCCGCGCTCCACGCGTCGCTGACCGATGTCCGCGTCATCACCGCCATCATGATCGTCCTGATGTCGGCGTCGCAGTTCTACACGCAGCGCCAGCTGATGCAGAAGAACGTCGACCTGTCGGTCAAGACGCCGTACATGCAGCAGCAGAAGATGCTGATGTACATCTTCCCGATCATCTTCGCCGTCATGGGCATCAACTTCCCGGTCGGTGTCCTCGTCTACTGGCTGACCACCAACGTGTGGACCATGGGCCAGCAGATGTACGTGATCAACCAGAACCCGACGCCGGGTTCCAAGGCGCAGGACAGCTACCTGCAGCGTCTGCTGAAGGGTGTCTCGGCCCACGGTGAGGTGCGCGGCCGCCGCAAGCGCAACATCGTCCAGGCCATCGTCGCCAAGGGCTCGGACCGCAACGACAACGAGCGCAAGTTCATCGCCGGCCTGGCCAAGGCGGGCTACGCCGCTCAGGCGGACGGCACCGTGATCAAGAGCGACACCGTCACCGCCGACGCCGATGCCGGCGCCGCCGCGCGGCGGCAGCCCAAGCGCCAGAGCAAGTCTCAGCGCCAGTCCGGTGGTGCCCAGCAGACCGGTGAGGACAAGCTGTCGCTGCAGAAGCAGGACGAGCCGCAGGACACCAAGCCGAAGCCGGCGGGCAAGACTGCCCCTGGTAACGCCCGCCAAGCCAAGTCTGGACAGCGCAAGGGCCAGCAGCGGCCCAAGCACCCGTCGTCCAAGAAGTAA
- a CDS encoding ParB/RepB/Spo0J family partition protein: MSERRRGLGRGLGALIPAAPQERPGPSEGAGSSSSGAAPVLTTERGVAAAKLATLPSAPMAPEQRAAEPDTEDFTEPVSPAGAHFAEVPLDSITPNPRQPREVFDEDALAELVTSIKEVGLLQPVVVRQLGPERYELIMGERRWRACREAGLERIPAIVRATDDEKLLLDALLENLHRAQLNPLEEAAAYDQLLKDFNCTHDQLADRIGRSRPQVSNTLRLLRLSPPVQRRVAAGVLSAGHARALLSVDDSEEQDRLAHRIVAEGLSVRAVEEIVTLMGSRPTSSPRAKGPRAGARLSPALTDLASRLSDRFETRVKVDLGQKKGKIVVEFASIEDLDRILGSLAPGEGRVMEKALSEEGAEDDEA; encoded by the coding sequence GTGAGCGAGCGACGTAGAGGTCTGGGGCGTGGGCTCGGTGCACTGATCCCGGCCGCTCCGCAGGAGAGGCCGGGGCCTTCCGAAGGGGCAGGTTCGTCCTCCTCGGGTGCGGCTCCGGTCCTGACGACGGAGCGAGGCGTGGCGGCGGCGAAGCTTGCCACGCTTCCCTCGGCACCCATGGCTCCCGAGCAGCGTGCGGCCGAACCGGACACGGAGGACTTCACCGAGCCCGTGTCGCCTGCCGGTGCGCACTTCGCCGAGGTGCCGCTGGACTCCATCACTCCGAACCCTCGCCAGCCGCGTGAGGTGTTCGACGAGGACGCGCTCGCCGAGTTGGTCACCTCCATCAAGGAGGTCGGGCTCCTCCAGCCTGTCGTCGTACGGCAACTGGGGCCTGAGCGGTACGAGCTCATCATGGGCGAGCGTCGCTGGCGCGCTTGCCGTGAGGCGGGCCTGGAGCGCATCCCGGCGATCGTGCGTGCCACGGATGACGAGAAGCTTCTGCTGGATGCCCTTCTGGAGAACCTCCACCGGGCCCAGCTGAATCCACTGGAAGAGGCAGCCGCCTACGACCAGTTGCTCAAGGACTTCAACTGCACACATGACCAGTTGGCCGACCGCATCGGACGCTCACGTCCGCAGGTCTCCAACACGCTGCGTCTGCTGCGCCTCTCGCCTCCCGTTCAGCGCCGGGTCGCCGCAGGTGTGCTGTCCGCGGGGCATGCCAGGGCGCTGCTCTCTGTGGATGACTCGGAGGAGCAGGACCGGCTGGCACACCGGATCGTCGCCGAGGGACTCTCGGTGCGAGCCGTCGAAGAGATCGTGACGCTGATGGGTTCGCGGCCCACGAGCTCGCCCAGGGCGAAGGGCCCACGGGCGGGCGCCCGGCTGTCGCCGGCACTCACCGATCTTGCTTCTCGGCTCTCCGACCGGTTCGAGACCCGAGTGAAGGTCGACCTGGGTCAGAAGAAGGGAAAGATCGTTGTCGAGTTCGCCTCGATAGAGGATCTCGACCGCATTCTCGGCAGCCTCGCTCCGGGCGAGGGGCGGGTCATGGAGAAGGCGCTCTCCGAAGAAGGCGCGGAGGACGACGAGGCCTGA
- the rsmG gene encoding 16S rRNA (guanine(527)-N(7))-methyltransferase RsmG has translation MTEAAELPQAPEEARTVFGEFFPEAVRYAELLADAGVKRGLIGPREVPRLWERHLLNCAVLSEVVPEGVTVCDVGSGAGLPGIPLALVRPDLKITLLEPLLRRTNFLQEVVELLGLDHVTVVRGRAEEMLDKLPPVHVVTARAVAPLDRLAGWGVPLLRPYGEMLALKGDTAQEELHGARAALSKLGVVETSVVQVGQGIVDPLSTVVRVEVGESPGGVRFAAKRAKAARTGRTRRRR, from the coding sequence GTGACGGAGGCAGCAGAGCTTCCCCAGGCACCAGAAGAAGCTCGGACGGTGTTCGGTGAGTTCTTCCCCGAGGCTGTCAGGTACGCGGAGCTGCTCGCGGATGCGGGAGTCAAGCGCGGTCTGATCGGCCCCCGTGAAGTGCCGCGGCTGTGGGAGCGGCACCTGCTGAACTGTGCGGTGCTCTCGGAGGTGGTCCCGGAAGGCGTCACGGTGTGCGATGTCGGCTCCGGTGCCGGCCTGCCCGGCATTCCACTGGCTCTCGTTCGCCCGGATCTCAAGATCACGCTTCTTGAGCCGTTGCTGCGACGGACGAACTTCCTCCAGGAGGTCGTCGAGCTGCTGGGGCTGGACCATGTCACGGTGGTGCGCGGACGGGCCGAGGAAATGCTCGACAAGCTGCCGCCCGTACATGTCGTCACGGCACGTGCGGTGGCGCCGCTGGACCGGCTGGCAGGGTGGGGCGTTCCGCTGCTGCGCCCTTACGGGGAGATGCTGGCCCTCAAGGGCGACACGGCACAGGAAGAGCTCCATGGCGCCCGTGCGGCCCTGAGCAAGCTCGGGGTCGTGGAGACCTCCGTGGTCCAGGTCGGTCAGGGGATCGTCGATCCGTTGTCCACAGTGGTGCGAGTCGAGGTCGGGGAGAGCCCTGGCGGTGTGCGGTTCGCGGCCAAGCGGGCCAAGGCCGCGAGGACGGGGCGCACTCGCCGCCGTCGTTGA
- a CDS encoding GNAT family N-acetyltransferase has protein sequence MGRRLVPLTLDNLSDLPKRCRACVFWELDPVSGEAAVKAGRPELEKEAWISAVLLEWGSCGRVVYVDEVPVGFVLYAPPAYVPRSTAFPTSPVSPDAVQLMTAWITPGYQGQGLGRVMVQTVAKDLLRRGFKAIEAFGDARWTEPACVLPADHLLAVGFKTVRPHPTHPRLRLELRTTLSWKEDVELALDRLLGAVQKEPALRPL, from the coding sequence ATGGGCCGTCGGCTCGTACCGCTCACACTGGACAACCTTTCAGACCTCCCCAAGCGCTGCCGAGCCTGTGTCTTCTGGGAGCTTGATCCAGTCAGCGGAGAAGCAGCAGTAAAGGCGGGAAGACCCGAGCTGGAGAAGGAGGCCTGGATCTCCGCCGTCCTGCTCGAGTGGGGATCGTGCGGCCGCGTCGTCTATGTCGACGAGGTCCCGGTCGGATTCGTGCTCTACGCCCCGCCCGCCTATGTGCCGCGCTCCACGGCCTTTCCGACGAGCCCTGTCTCACCGGATGCCGTGCAGCTGATGACCGCCTGGATCACGCCGGGGTACCAGGGGCAGGGACTGGGACGTGTCATGGTGCAGACCGTCGCCAAGGACTTGCTACGTCGGGGCTTCAAGGCGATCGAGGCGTTCGGAGACGCCCGCTGGACCGAACCGGCCTGCGTCCTTCCTGCCGACCATCTCCTGGCGGTCGGCTTCAAGACGGTCCGCCCGCATCCCACGCATCCCAGGCTGCGGCTGGAACTACGCACCACGCTCTCCTGGAAGGAAGACGTGGAGCTGGCGCTGGACCGGCTTCTGGGAGCCGTCCAGAAGGAACCCGCGCTTCGGCCGCTCTGA
- the gnd gene encoding phosphogluconate dehydrogenase (NAD(+)-dependent, decarboxylating) has product MELGLVGLGKMGGNMRERIRRAGHTVIGYDRNPDLADVHSLQELVDKLKGPRVVWVMVPAGAATQATIDELAALLSPGDIVVDGGNSRWTDDERHAVELGIKGIGFVDCGVSGGVWGLENGYALMYGGSEEHVAKVQPVFDALKPEGDFGSVHAGKVGAGHFAKMVHNGIEYAMMQAYAEGWELLEKVDSVTDVREVFRSWQEGTVIRSWLLDLAVNALDEDEHLEQLRGYAQDSGEGRWTVEAAIDNAVPLPAITASLFARFASRQDDSPQMKMIAALRNQFGGHAVESKK; this is encoded by the coding sequence ATGGAGCTCGGTCTCGTCGGCCTCGGCAAGATGGGCGGCAACATGCGCGAGCGCATTCGCCGCGCAGGCCACACCGTCATCGGTTACGACCGCAATCCGGATCTCGCCGATGTCCACAGCCTTCAGGAGCTTGTGGACAAGCTCAAGGGACCGCGTGTGGTGTGGGTGATGGTCCCGGCGGGTGCCGCGACCCAGGCCACGATCGACGAGCTGGCCGCGCTGCTGTCGCCCGGCGACATCGTCGTGGACGGCGGCAACTCCCGCTGGACCGACGACGAGCGGCACGCCGTCGAGCTGGGCATCAAGGGCATCGGCTTCGTCGACTGCGGTGTGTCGGGCGGTGTCTGGGGCCTGGAGAACGGCTACGCGCTGATGTACGGCGGCTCCGAGGAGCATGTCGCCAAGGTGCAGCCCGTCTTCGACGCGCTGAAGCCCGAGGGCGACTTCGGCTCGGTGCACGCGGGCAAGGTCGGTGCCGGTCACTTCGCGAAGATGGTCCACAACGGCATCGAGTACGCCATGATGCAGGCCTACGCCGAGGGCTGGGAGCTGCTGGAGAAGGTCGACTCGGTCACGGACGTGCGCGAGGTCTTCCGCTCGTGGCAGGAGGGCACGGTCATCCGTTCCTGGCTGCTCGACCTCGCGGTCAACGCGCTGGACGAGGACGAGCACCTGGAGCAGCTGCGCGGTTATGCACAGGACTCCGGCGAGGGCCGGTGGACCGTGGAGGCCGCGATCGACAACGCGGTGCCGCTGCCGGCGATCACCGCGTCGCTGTTCGCGCGGTTCGCGTCCCGGCAGGACGACTCCCCGCAGATGAAGATGATCGCCGCCCTGCGCAACCAGTTCGGCGGGCACGCGGTCGAGAGCAAGAAGTAA
- the dnaA gene encoding chromosomal replication initiator protein DnaA yields MADVPADLAAVWPRVLEQLLGEGQQGIEPKDKQWIERCQPLALVADTALLAVPNEWGKRVLEGRLAPLISETLSRECGRPIRIAITVDDTAGEPAPPPAPSAQQSRYQGPHHDGPRQNDTYEGYGHRPANDDGLPTVRPAYPEYQQHRPEPGAWPRTQEELSWQQPRLGGFQERDPYATARPQQPQHDYRSPMPDRGQYDQRPDRHDMPESQGPRHGGHGGHAGGGGVPGPLGAQPAPAPGPGEPHARLNPKYLFDTFVIGASNRFAHAAAVAVAEAPAKAYNPLFIYGESGLGKTHLLHAIGHYARSLYPGTRVRYVSSEEFTNEFINSIRDGKGDTFRKRYRDVDILLVDDIQFLASKESTQEEFFHTFNTLHNANKQIVLSSDRPPKQLMTLEDRLRNRFEWGLTTDVQPPELETRIAILRKKAVQEQLNAPPEVLEFIASRISRNIRELEGALIRVTAFASLNRQPVDLGLTEIVLKDLIPGGEDAAPEITASAIMAATADYFGLTVEDLCGSSRSRVLVTARQIAMYLCRELTDLSLPKIGAQFGGRDHTTVMHADRKIRALMAERRSIYNQVTELTNRIKNG; encoded by the coding sequence GTGGCTGACGTACCTGCCGATCTTGCCGCAGTATGGCCACGAGTGCTGGAACAGCTCCTCGGAGAAGGCCAGCAAGGCATCGAGCCCAAGGACAAGCAGTGGATCGAGCGGTGCCAGCCCCTCGCGCTGGTGGCCGACACCGCACTCCTCGCCGTCCCCAATGAGTGGGGCAAGCGTGTCCTCGAGGGCCGGCTCGCCCCGCTGATCAGCGAAACCCTCAGCCGTGAGTGCGGTCGGCCGATCCGGATCGCGATCACCGTCGACGACACCGCCGGCGAACCCGCGCCCCCGCCGGCGCCCTCCGCGCAGCAGTCCCGCTACCAGGGTCCGCACCACGACGGGCCGCGCCAGAACGACACCTACGAGGGATACGGTCACCGCCCCGCGAACGACGACGGGCTGCCGACCGTCCGCCCCGCCTACCCCGAGTACCAGCAGCACCGCCCCGAGCCCGGAGCGTGGCCGCGCACCCAGGAAGAGCTGTCCTGGCAGCAGCCGCGACTCGGCGGTTTCCAGGAGCGTGACCCCTACGCGACGGCCCGCCCCCAGCAGCCGCAGCACGACTACCGCTCTCCGATGCCCGACCGCGGGCAGTACGACCAGCGCCCCGACCGGCACGACATGCCGGAGTCGCAGGGCCCGCGCCACGGTGGCCACGGCGGCCACGCGGGCGGCGGTGGCGTCCCCGGCCCTCTCGGCGCACAGCCCGCGCCGGCTCCGGGCCCCGGCGAGCCGCACGCCCGGCTCAACCCCAAGTACCTCTTCGACACCTTCGTCATCGGCGCGTCCAACAGGTTCGCGCACGCCGCCGCCGTCGCGGTGGCCGAGGCGCCGGCGAAGGCGTACAACCCCCTTTTCATCTACGGGGAGTCGGGCCTCGGCAAGACGCATCTGCTGCACGCCATCGGGCACTACGCGCGGAGCCTCTACCCGGGCACCCGCGTGCGGTACGTGAGCTCCGAGGAGTTCACCAACGAGTTCATCAACTCGATCCGCGACGGCAAGGGCGACACGTTCCGCAAGCGCTACCGCGATGTGGACATCCTGTTGGTCGACGACATCCAGTTCCTCGCGAGCAAGGAGTCGACGCAGGAGGAGTTCTTCCACACCTTCAACACGCTCCACAACGCGAACAAGCAGATCGTGCTGTCCTCCGACCGGCCGCCCAAGCAGCTGATGACGCTGGAGGACCGGCTGCGGAACCGCTTCGAGTGGGGTCTCACCACCGATGTGCAGCCGCCCGAGCTGGAGACGCGGATCGCGATCCTCCGCAAGAAGGCGGTGCAGGAGCAGCTCAACGCCCCGCCGGAAGTACTGGAGTTCATCGCCTCCCGGATCTCACGCAACATCCGTGAGCTGGAGGGTGCGCTGATCCGGGTCACGGCTTTCGCGAGCCTCAACCGGCAGCCGGTCGATCTCGGGCTCACCGAGATCGTCCTCAAGGACCTCATCCCGGGCGGCGAGGACGCCGCTCCGGAGATCACCGCGAGCGCCATCATGGCGGCGACCGCCGACTACTTCGGGCTGACCGTGGAGGACCTCTGCGGGTCCTCGCGCAGCCGGGTACTGGTCACCGCTCGGCAGATCGCGATGTACCTGTGCCGGGAGCTCACCGATCTGTCACTGCCGAAGATCGGTGCGCAGTTCGGCGGCCGCGACCACACGACGGTGATGCACGCGGACCGGAAGATCCGCGCGCTGATGGCCGAGCGGCGGTCCATCTACAACCAGGTCACCGAGCTCACGAACCGCATCAAGAACGGCTGA